From Deltaproteobacteria bacterium RIFCSPHIGHO2_02_FULL_44_16, the proteins below share one genomic window:
- a CDS encoding 1,4-dihydroxy-2-naphthoyl-CoA synthase: MTLWSPIKTFEDIKCEKTIDGVAKITINRPEVRNAFRPLTVKELKEAFEIVRDDPEVGVVILTGEGDKAFCSGGDQRVRGEAGYVGDDGVPRLNILDVQKQIRSLPKPVIAMVAGYAIGGGHVLHVVCDLTIAADNAIFGQTGPKVGSFDGGLGASYLARIVGQKKAREIWYLCRQYDAREALEMGLVNKVVPLEKLEEETLSWSREMLAHSPLALRCLKSAMNADCDGQMGLLDFAGNATLLYYMTEEAAEGKRAFLEKRPPNFKKFPKLP, from the coding sequence ATGACACTGTGGTCCCCAATAAAAACATTTGAGGATATCAAATGCGAAAAGACAATTGATGGTGTTGCGAAAATTACGATCAATCGTCCTGAAGTACGAAATGCTTTTCGACCTCTCACGGTCAAAGAATTAAAAGAGGCATTCGAAATTGTGCGCGATGATCCGGAAGTTGGCGTTGTCATTCTGACAGGAGAGGGTGACAAAGCCTTTTGTTCGGGTGGAGATCAACGTGTTCGTGGAGAGGCTGGATATGTGGGTGATGATGGCGTCCCGCGTCTTAATATTCTCGATGTGCAAAAACAGATCCGTTCGCTTCCCAAACCTGTCATCGCGATGGTCGCTGGATATGCGATTGGCGGAGGACACGTGCTTCATGTGGTGTGCGATCTGACGATTGCAGCGGACAATGCGATTTTCGGTCAGACTGGTCCCAAAGTTGGTTCGTTCGATGGAGGCCTTGGAGCAAGTTATTTAGCTCGCATTGTGGGTCAGAAAAAAGCGCGCGAAATTTGGTATCTCTGTCGACAATACGATGCGCGTGAAGCACTTGAGATGGGACTCGTGAATAAAGTCGTTCCTCTTGAAAAATTAGAAGAAGAAACGCTGAGCTGGTCTCGCGAAATGCTTGCGCATTCGCCACTTGCGCTTCGATGTTTAAAATCAGCGATGAATGCAGATTGTGATGGTCAAATGGGACTTCTCGATTTTGCAGGGAATGCCACGCTTCTCTATTACATGACCGAAGAAGCTGCAGAGGGGAAAAGAGCCTTTTTGGAAAAGCGGCCTCCCAATTTCAAAAAATTTCCAAAACTTCCTTAG
- a CDS encoding 2-succinyl-5-enolpyruvyl-6-hydroxy-3-cyclohexene-1-carboxylic-acid synthase, whose amino-acid sequence MSNMHLARELVSVLIKHGVREVVLCPGSRNAPLVMTFQKTETIKIWTHFEERSAAFFALGRARCKQEPVAVVTTSGTAVAELLPATIEAYYSSTPLVLVTADRPKHYRGTGAPQSIEQENFFSPYVSKSFDLEGDVSIDLSLWDRTSPIHLNICFDEPLLDEDTACLQSSCMSSLRRQGSPELHEIPAFAGMTHQNVDCSSLQLFLERSQRLVVLLGALQPEDHQPVSGFLLKLKVPVYAEAHSGLREYVGACGTRLGERRSPLPLLHSAHLLNEINFDAVLRLGSVPTTRFWRDLEVKWKELPVFSVSRSPFSGLARKNTLLHVSNFSALSQVEVKTSSESFSDFFEQDRLRSLRLKELYEVSPCAEPSLMHTLSQKIPKGSLVYLGNSLPLREWDLAATRESREYHVLTNRGANGIDGQLSTFFGLCEEHRENWAIVGDLTALYDLSAPWILDQLSPEMNIRFVVINNKGGMIFSRMFDDKIFQHRHSKSFEAWAVMWNLDYQQWNRIPDKLDLGKRVVIELIPDESETAKFWDEYQELRRM is encoded by the coding sequence TGGACACACTTTGAAGAGCGATCAGCAGCTTTTTTTGCGCTGGGGCGAGCGCGTTGCAAACAAGAACCGGTTGCTGTTGTGACGACATCGGGAACTGCAGTTGCTGAACTTCTCCCTGCAACGATTGAAGCTTATTATTCCTCGACTCCATTAGTTCTGGTAACTGCTGATCGGCCAAAGCACTATCGAGGTACAGGTGCTCCTCAATCCATTGAGCAGGAAAATTTTTTTTCTCCTTACGTTTCGAAATCATTTGATCTGGAAGGGGATGTCTCGATTGATCTTTCTCTCTGGGATCGAACATCGCCGATTCATCTCAATATCTGTTTTGATGAACCTTTGCTTGATGAAGATACCGCATGTTTGCAGAGCTCTTGTATGTCATCCCTGCGTAGGCAGGGATCTCCTGAACTTCATGAGATTCCCGCTTTCGCTGGAATGACACACCAAAATGTAGATTGTTCTTCACTTCAACTTTTTTTAGAACGATCACAGCGACTTGTTGTTCTTCTCGGAGCCTTGCAGCCAGAAGATCATCAACCGGTCAGCGGTTTTTTATTAAAGTTGAAAGTTCCTGTGTATGCTGAGGCACATTCCGGTTTACGTGAATATGTAGGGGCGTGTGGCACACGCCTGGGCGAACGCCGTTCGCCCCTACCGCTTCTTCACTCTGCACATCTTTTAAATGAAATAAATTTTGATGCTGTTCTTCGATTAGGAAGTGTCCCGACAACACGTTTCTGGCGAGATCTCGAAGTGAAATGGAAAGAGCTTCCAGTCTTTTCGGTTTCACGATCTCCATTTTCTGGGCTCGCTCGCAAAAATACTCTTCTTCATGTTTCAAATTTTTCTGCTTTGTCTCAAGTTGAAGTGAAGACATCTTCAGAATCCTTTTCAGATTTCTTTGAGCAGGATCGTTTACGATCGCTTCGGCTGAAAGAATTGTATGAAGTCTCTCCATGTGCAGAACCGAGTTTGATGCATACGCTTTCGCAAAAAATTCCAAAAGGTTCTCTGGTTTATCTCGGCAACAGTCTTCCTCTTCGTGAATGGGATCTTGCGGCAACGCGAGAAAGTCGTGAATATCACGTGCTGACAAATCGTGGAGCCAATGGTATTGACGGTCAACTTTCAACATTTTTTGGTTTATGTGAAGAACATCGAGAAAATTGGGCGATCGTCGGTGATCTTACAGCACTTTATGATCTCAGCGCTCCCTGGATTTTAGATCAGCTCTCACCAGAAATGAATATTCGTTTTGTGGTGATTAATAATAAAGGGGGAATGATTTTTTCGCGTATGTTTGACGATAAAATTTTTCAACATCGACATTCAAAATCATTTGAAGCATGGGCAGTCATGTGGAATCTTGACTATCAACAATGGAATCGAATTCCAGATAAACTTGATCTTGGAAAGAGAGTAGTGATCGAATTGATTCCAGATGAAAGCGAGACAGCAAAATTTTGGGATGAGTATCAAGAATTGAGAAGAATGTAG